Proteins from a single region of Oscillatoria sp. FACHB-1406:
- a CDS encoding YgiT-type zinc finger protein, which produces MECLCCRAKMRRGTAPFTIDRNGYHISWDNIPAWVCDQCGEVMFEAREVDLIQGALASLDRETATLIRKSA; this is translated from the coding sequence ATGGAATGCTTATGCTGTAGAGCTAAGATGCGGCGCGGAACAGCCCCCTTTACAATTGACCGAAATGGCTACCATATTTCTTGGGATAATATTCCGGCATGGGTGTGCGACCAATGTGGCGAAGTGATGTTTGAGGCACGCGAGGTCGATCTCATACAAGGAGCGCTTGCTAGTTTAGACCGCGAGACAGCTACACTAATTCGTAAATCCGCTTGA
- a CDS encoding LuxR C-terminal-related transcriptional regulator, with amino-acid sequence MTISLKLLFEEIHQAKDENDLRSHLAPKIGEYFAAKRSGVFFFDRLLGDRKFQPILNLALSLEHNPVARYIAERHTPVHEELVTTHKSWKLICPRPDHWHVMAGPIVDRGQIVGSVGCTREKSMPAFNSQDLADLSAICLHLSAWTARSATLKPLQPPLSRDRLTPRELQIADLVASGRTNAEIGNELWITENSVKQALKRMFRKLKVSSRTEMVAQLFATELNFKSAKQSS; translated from the coding sequence ATGACCATTTCCTTAAAGCTTTTATTTGAAGAAATCCATCAGGCGAAGGATGAAAATGATTTGCGATCGCACCTTGCGCCAAAAATTGGGGAATACTTCGCGGCTAAGCGATCGGGAGTCTTTTTCTTCGATCGGCTACTCGGCGATCGCAAGTTTCAGCCCATTCTCAACCTTGCCCTATCTCTAGAACATAATCCCGTGGCGCGTTACATTGCCGAACGTCATACTCCCGTCCACGAAGAATTGGTAACGACACACAAAAGTTGGAAATTAATCTGTCCGCGTCCGGATCATTGGCACGTTATGGCAGGGCCCATCGTCGATCGCGGTCAAATCGTCGGTTCTGTGGGATGTACCCGCGAAAAATCGATGCCTGCCTTTAATAGCCAAGATTTAGCCGATCTAAGTGCGATTTGCTTGCATTTATCCGCTTGGACGGCACGCAGCGCCACTTTAAAACCTTTGCAGCCACCGTTGAGTCGCGATCGCTTAACGCCGCGCGAATTACAAATTGCCGACTTGGTTGCTTCGGGGAGAACCAACGCAGAGATTGGAAACGAACTTTGGATTACCGAGAATTCTGTCAAGCAGGCCTTAAAGCGAATGTTTCGTAAACTTAAAGTTTCGTCGCGTACAGAAATGGTTGCACAACTGTTTGCGACCGAATTGAACTTTAAGAGTGCAAAGCAATCTTCATAA
- a CDS encoding DJ-1/PfpI family protein, translated as MTHSQKHIIGLVFYPGMTSLDIVGPQQVFSALPGVQIHRIWKTLDPIKTDDGMIVLPDTTFENCPSLDVVCIGGGLKQQAIVDDPEVLEFFQKQGKTAKFITSVCGGSEFLAKAGLLEGYRAATHWAMRQQLMSHLGVEVGTERVVVDRNRITGGGVTAGIDFGLTIASILYGEDTAKIIQLLLEYNPAPPFDAGSPEKAGSELVNKAMLFIQEMSDLELASSVA; from the coding sequence ATGACTCACTCACAAAAACACATCATTGGTTTAGTTTTTTATCCCGGCATGACTTCACTGGATATCGTGGGGCCGCAACAAGTTTTTAGTGCGCTGCCCGGTGTCCAAATTCATCGGATCTGGAAAACACTAGACCCTATTAAAACTGATGATGGCATGATAGTTTTGCCGGATACCACCTTTGAAAATTGCCCCTCTTTAGATGTAGTTTGTATCGGCGGCGGCTTAAAACAGCAGGCAATTGTAGACGATCCAGAGGTGCTTGAATTTTTCCAAAAACAAGGCAAGACTGCAAAGTTTATCACCTCGGTCTGTGGCGGGTCGGAATTTTTGGCGAAAGCGGGTTTGCTGGAGGGATATCGAGCGGCAACGCACTGGGCAATGCGTCAACAATTGATGTCACATTTAGGCGTTGAAGTTGGAACCGAGCGCGTTGTTGTCGATCGCAATCGCATTACGGGGGGAGGTGTAACCGCCGGGATTGACTTCGGTTTAACGATCGCGAGTATCCTTTACGGTGAGGACACCGCCAAGATTATTCAATTATTACTAGAATACAATCCCGCCCCTCCCTTCGATGCCGGTTCGCCGGAAAAAGCGGGTTCTGAGTTGGTGAACAAAGCCATGTTATTTATACAGGAAATGTCTGATTTAGAACTTGCAAGCTCGGTAGCCTGA
- a CDS encoding Uma2 family endonuclease, with protein MTQTLDKPKDQRLIHVGLNWEQFKFIQKGFSASPGIHLFYYEGEVEILSVSQDHEFFSRLLSALLFIYCLEKRIPFAPTGSFSQEKEGVASVQADESYFIGRNRTADSPPNLSIEVVFSSGNEKKLSRYQALEVPEVWFWEDGLFSFYHLREFGYQRIARSEVLPELNINLLTRCLLMSDTLEAASAFRQGILEN; from the coding sequence ATGACCCAAACCTTAGATAAGCCTAAAGATCAACGACTGATTCATGTTGGTCTTAACTGGGAACAATTTAAATTCATCCAGAAAGGGTTTTCGGCTTCCCCAGGAATCCATTTGTTTTATTACGAAGGAGAAGTCGAAATTTTGTCGGTTTCACAAGACCATGAATTTTTCAGTCGGCTACTGTCGGCATTGCTTTTTATTTATTGTCTCGAAAAAAGAATTCCCTTCGCACCAACCGGTAGTTTCAGCCAAGAAAAAGAAGGTGTCGCGTCCGTCCAAGCGGATGAATCCTACTTTATTGGCAGAAATCGAACGGCAGACTCGCCCCCAAATCTCTCCATCGAAGTTGTTTTTAGTAGTGGTAATGAAAAGAAGCTTTCTCGCTATCAAGCGCTAGAAGTTCCTGAAGTCTGGTTTTGGGAAGATGGGTTATTTAGCTTCTATCATCTCCGCGAATTCGGTTATCAACGAATTGCGCGTTCCGAAGTTTTACCCGAACTAAATATTAATCTTTTGACTCGCTGCTTGTTAATGAGTGATACCCTCGAAGCAGCTTCAGCTTTCCGACAAGGAATTTTAGAAAATTAA
- a CDS encoding ABC-F family ATP-binding cassette domain-containing protein → MVLRLEHISKIYPTGEVLKDVTWEVKTGDRIGLVGANGAGKTTQLKMIMGEEEPTSGEIVRPSNLHIGYLTQEFDVEPTRIVREEFWTAFEEANAVHQNILKISHEMGTVEGEKLDRLIEKLDRLQRKFEALDGYTLESQIEKILPEVGFKPEDGDRLVSSFSGGWQMRMSLGKILLKEPDILLLDEPTNHLDLETIEWLENYLKNLKTPMVIISHDREFLDRLCTQIVETERGISTTYLGNYSAYLEQKAEGKDAQLAAYERQQKELEKQQAFVERFRASATRSTQAKSREKQLEKIERIEAPISDLRGLRFEFPPCPRGGREVVIIEDLVHTYNEEILFLGANLFIERGDRVAFLGPNGCGKSTLLRLILGTEKPDEGIAKFGDHNILPGYFEQNQAEALDLDKTVFETIQGDVPEWTNEEIRNLLGRFLFSGDTVFKKVEALSGGEKARLALAHFLLHPTNVLLLDEPTNHLDIPAKEMLEEALNRYEGTLLLVSHDRYFISKVANKIVEVRNGELILYRGDYHYYLSKLEEEKEKERQRIEAAKKAAKQAEKAAKQKEKQKQKKTKVK, encoded by the coding sequence ATGGTATTACGCCTCGAACATATCAGTAAAATTTATCCCACTGGCGAAGTTCTCAAAGATGTTACTTGGGAAGTAAAAACCGGCGATCGCATCGGCTTAGTCGGTGCGAATGGTGCTGGAAAAACAACCCAACTGAAAATGATTATGGGGGAAGAAGAACCGACCAGCGGTGAAATTGTTCGCCCTTCTAACCTTCATATTGGCTACCTCACGCAAGAATTTGATGTCGAACCTACTCGCATCGTTCGTGAAGAATTTTGGACGGCATTTGAAGAAGCGAACGCCGTCCATCAAAACATCCTAAAAATCTCCCACGAGATGGGAACAGTTGAAGGGGAAAAGCTCGATCGCTTAATTGAAAAACTGGATCGCCTACAACGCAAATTTGAAGCCCTAGACGGCTATACCCTCGAATCGCAAATCGAGAAAATCCTCCCCGAAGTTGGCTTTAAACCGGAAGACGGCGATCGCCTCGTCAGTTCCTTTAGTGGCGGCTGGCAAATGCGAATGAGTTTGGGCAAAATTCTGCTTAAAGAACCCGATATTCTCCTGCTCGACGAACCGACGAACCATCTCGATCTCGAAACGATTGAATGGCTCGAAAATTACCTTAAAAACTTGAAAACGCCGATGGTCATTATCTCGCACGATCGCGAGTTTCTCGACCGCCTCTGCACTCAAATCGTCGAAACCGAACGCGGCATTTCTACGACCTATCTCGGCAACTATTCTGCCTACCTCGAACAAAAAGCTGAAGGTAAAGACGCGCAACTCGCCGCCTACGAACGGCAACAAAAAGAACTCGAAAAACAGCAAGCTTTTGTCGAGCGGTTCCGCGCCAGCGCTACCCGCAGCACCCAAGCTAAAAGCCGCGAAAAACAACTCGAAAAAATCGAACGCATTGAAGCACCGATTAGCGATTTAAGAGGTCTGCGTTTTGAATTTCCTCCCTGTCCGCGCGGCGGTCGAGAAGTTGTTATCATCGAAGATTTAGTTCATACTTATAACGAAGAGATTTTGTTTTTAGGTGCGAATCTTTTCATCGAACGCGGCGATCGCGTGGCATTTCTCGGCCCCAACGGTTGCGGTAAATCAACCTTATTGCGCCTTATTCTCGGTACTGAAAAACCTGATGAAGGGATTGCAAAATTCGGCGACCATAACATCTTACCTGGTTATTTCGAGCAAAACCAAGCCGAAGCTCTCGACCTCGATAAAACCGTTTTTGAAACCATTCAAGGCGACGTACCCGAATGGACAAATGAAGAAATTCGCAATCTTTTAGGGCGCTTTCTCTTTAGCGGCGATACAGTTTTTAAGAAAGTCGAAGCGCTCAGCGGCGGCGAAAAAGCACGGCTTGCTCTCGCTCATTTCTTGCTACATCCCACCAACGTTTTACTGCTAGACGAACCGACTAATCACCTCGATATTCCCGCAAAAGAAATGTTGGAAGAAGCTTTAAATCGTTACGAAGGAACCCTTTTGCTTGTCTCCCACGATCGCTACTTTATCTCTAAAGTTGCGAATAAAATTGTTGAGGTTCGCAATGGAGAACTCATTCTCTATCGCGGTGATTATCACTACTATTTAAGCAAGCTGGAGGAAGAAAAGGAGAAAGAACGGCAGCGGATTGAAGCGGCGAAGAAAGCGGCGAAGCAAGCGGAGAAAGCTGCTAAACAAAAGGAGAAGCAGAAGCAAAAGAAAACAAAAGTCAAGTAA
- a CDS encoding glycosyltransferase, whose translation MFFSIVIPTYNRKPILEKCLDALETQRLAQNSALEGYEIIVVDDGSTDGTLDWLKANPERFPHLKLFEQEHCGPAAARNLGVERATGDTIIFIDSDLVVTENFLQAHTDALVKGEREQGNNRIFTYGAVINTCNFENPTSEPYKITDFSAAYFATGNVAIARHWLLEAGLFDTRFQLYGWEDLELGVRLKQLGLKLIKCPEAVGYHWHPPFRLDQLPSLVKKEEERGRMGILFYQKHPTWDVRMMIQMTWIHRVLWGVLSLGGTLNERTLAPFLQWLIDRGKPQLALEVARIFLNWYNVRAVYAARSEMARS comes from the coding sequence GTGTTTTTTAGTATTGTCATTCCTACCTATAACCGCAAGCCAATTTTAGAAAAGTGCCTCGATGCGCTCGAAACTCAACGGCTCGCCCAAAATAGCGCTTTAGAGGGCTATGAAATCATCGTTGTTGATGATGGTTCGACCGATGGAACCTTAGATTGGTTAAAGGCAAATCCCGAACGATTTCCTCACCTAAAACTGTTCGAGCAGGAACATTGCGGCCCTGCGGCAGCGAGAAATTTAGGGGTCGAACGAGCAACGGGAGATACCATTATTTTTATTGATAGCGACCTCGTTGTTACTGAAAATTTCCTGCAAGCTCATACCGATGCTTTGGTTAAAGGAGAACGCGAACAAGGCAATAATCGCATCTTTACTTACGGTGCGGTTATTAATACTTGTAACTTCGAGAATCCGACTTCGGAACCCTACAAAATTACCGATTTTTCAGCCGCGTATTTTGCTACGGGAAATGTTGCGATCGCGCGCCACTGGCTATTAGAAGCGGGACTATTCGATACGCGCTTTCAACTCTACGGTTGGGAAGACTTAGAACTCGGCGTTCGCCTCAAACAATTGGGATTAAAACTGATTAAATGTCCCGAAGCTGTCGGCTATCATTGGCATCCTCCCTTCCGCCTCGATCAACTTCCTTCCCTCGTTAAAAAAGAGGAAGAACGGGGACGAATGGGTATTTTATTTTATCAAAAACACCCAACTTGGGACGTGCGAATGATGATTCAAATGACTTGGATTCATCGGGTTTTGTGGGGCGTTCTTTCCCTCGGGGGAACGTTGAACGAACGGACGCTTGCGCCCTTTTTACAATGGTTAATCGATCGCGGAAAACCCCAACTTGCCCTCGAAGTCGCGCGCATCTTTCTGAACTGGTACAATGTACGAGCGGTTTATGCGGCGCGATCGGAAATGGCGCGATCGTAG